A genome region from Neoarius graeffei isolate fNeoGra1 chromosome 21, fNeoGra1.pri, whole genome shotgun sequence includes the following:
- the LOC132870100 gene encoding uncharacterized protein LOC132870100, protein MKTMMSAALSFILFLSSLSYSWASKQHNVYEELWDMNMDIANKTLHVDFLQQMQSNSLQAERYVNFTLQDINYVLEVTNMLKMMSERVKKPEDIRDFIKGRYTSYRNFLGMLLNQYFFKNAPSIKPTPAMKKYLANYTKVMKKDPIYFAVALLPCSRLWVWLANELDIPETNVYYKWKVDNMSGNPEKHYKALLNKYLKTSAKIKTATALFRMQMQNEHDFFATS, encoded by the exons ATGAAAACAATGATGTCTGCTGCACTTTCATTCATACTTTTTCTCTCTTCTTTGAG CTACAGTTGGGCATCCAAGCAACACAATGTCTATGAGGAGCTTTGGGATATGAACATGGACATCGCAAACAAGACTCTCCATGTCGACTTCCTGCAGCAAATGCAAAGCAACAGCCTGCAAGCTGAGCGCTATGTCAACTTCACCTTGCAGGACATCAATTACGTGCTCGAGGTTACCAATATGCTGAAAATGATGAGCGAGAGGGTAAAAAAACCAGAAGACATCAGAGACTTCATTAAAGGAAGATACACAAGTTACAGGAACTTTTTGGGCATGTTACTTAACCAGTATTTCTTTAAG AATGCACCTTCCATCAAACCAACACCAGCCATGAAGAAATATCTGGCAAATTACACAAAGGTGATGAAGAAAGACCCTATCTACTTCGCTGTGGCTCTCCTGCCCTGCTCCAGGCTCTGGGTGTGGCTGGCTAACGAACTGGACATACCTGAAACCAATGTCTACTACAAATGGAAAGTAGACAATATGTCTGGCAACCCAGAAAAGCATTACAAAGCTCTACTGAACAAATATCTAAAgacaagtgcaaaaataaaaactgCCACTGCCCTGTTCCGCATGCAAATGCAGAACGAGCATGACTTCTTTGCCACTTCTTGA